From Trichoderma atroviride chromosome 1, complete sequence, one genomic window encodes:
- a CDS encoding uncharacterized protein (EggNog:ENOG41) has protein sequence MACNLSESKQLGSMAEMQQLNDNLLSLKIAEEAQTASPSSCLTDSPDHWDYNAEGDGAQSQWREFNSFMDKKARTRPYPKYLYRAHVHGHPFPRLPDVFEGEYSDSFGSDLHLWCEDDAQTQMFMPIGDLMDNYTVEDLFWHLNLHLGKTCINLQPNSHGEQPFLSPLVSLSGDFRWTAQRICRVGRMISKDRDQMPGLAIFKTSNINPSGVRVYRVEDMLSFLNTRLAESSVHISSQRQGWAKNADEYVCWSLVPRDALAAFTPLAELIETSNGGDEAFLTKGFVDSNYLGDFRQLSRVHPVHISVEEYAERASRFMHNIIANVSSLEEAKQLCMDMERVLLNPDIWGYGVAKSVQGLDETISSSLEKVLETAFMVK, from the exons ATGGCTTGCAACCTATCCGAGAGTAAACAGCTCGGCTCAATGGCGGAGATGCAACAGCTTAATGATAACCTCCTCTCACTAAAGATTGCGGAAGAAGCGCAAACCGCATCGCCGTCTTCATGTCTTACCGACTCGCCGGACCATTGGGATTATAATGCTGAAGGAGACGGTGCACAATCACAATGGAGAGAGT TCAATAGTTTCATGGACAAAAAGGCTAGGACACGTCCTTATCCGAAATATCTATACCGAGCGCATGTTCACGGCCACCCGTTCCCTCGATTGCCAGACGTTTTCGAAGGAGAATATAGTGATAGCTTCGGTTCtgatcttcatctttggtgTGAAGATGACGCACAGACGCAAATGTTCATGCCCATAGGCGACCTGATGGATAATTATACTGTCGAAGACTTGTTTTGGCACCTAAACCTTCATCTTGGAAAGACTTGTATCAATCTCCAGCCAAATTCCCATGGCGAGCAACCGTTCCTATCTCCCCTTGTCTCTCTTAGCGGCGACTTCCGTTGGACAGCACAAAGAATCTGTCGGGTTGGTAGGATGATAAGCAAAGACAGAGACCAAATGCCTGGCTTGGCCATCTTTAAAACATCAAATATCAACCCTAGTGGGGTACGTGTCTATCGGGTAGAAGATATGCTTTCATTTTTGAACACAAGACTCGCAGAGAGCTCTGTTCATATTTCTTCACAGCGCCAGGGCTGGGCTAAAAATGCCGATGAATATGTTTGCTGGAGCCTTGTCCCTCGAGATGCATTGGCTGCCTTTACTCCATTAGCTGAGCTGATCGAGACATCGAATGGCGGAGACGAGGCTTTCTTGACGAAAGGGTTTGTGGACTCCAACTACCTCGGCGATTTCAGGCAGCTTTCTCGAGTACATCCGGTACATATCTCTGTGGAAGAGTATGCAGAAAGAGCATCAAGATTTATGCACAACATCATTGCTAATGTTTCGTCTTTGGAGGAAGCGAAGCAGCTGTGTATGGATATGGAAAGGGTGCTGTTGAACCCCGATATATGGGGCTACGGGGTTGCCAAATCTGTACAAGGCTTGGACGAAACAATCTCGTCGTCCCTGGAAAAGGTACTGGAAACGGCTTTCATGGTAAAATGA